A region of Haliotis asinina isolate JCU_RB_2024 chromosome 9, JCU_Hal_asi_v2, whole genome shotgun sequence DNA encodes the following proteins:
- the LOC137296021 gene encoding uncharacterized protein — protein sequence MIVEGCMQSASVFVDGVSSSVEMTDPLQGHDGFNIPAREKEDDRSRTGQANIDMAQGKYLYEIPYGVTREIIMSMDADKSWEQLAGEIGYSFDKIKYFELEYQKYSGSPTKALLWDWGSRNATVKDLYNKLRVLRRVREMQILENYVATAKEPKVSNKPEKAFNSDFEEQCPSNRPVTNLSCINTDDLPKPPPPKPQVDDSNSEINFNQVKGPATKSKVSSQIHVDVSEKEKQYDDKVIPGTKSTSSSISGSSMFGKRVPQESASSTENKSSKASESTDSSSFDFSSIEKSDPMKGFESLKSYMKSDNLSFNDAAALVGTPFFEYKELFEATEGFNSSHKLGSGAFGTVYQGLLRCSRCAIKRLDEENKDVKRDKSEQFSELTALLRYRHENIVNLYGYAIDGPALCLVYQHMVNGSLEDRLQCKENTPPLQWDQRIGIAAGAARGLQFLHLFGAKPLIHGDIKSANILLDKHFEAKIGDLGQAQYANSKASSVLTGRFTHITQKQASSKIYGTKAYLAPELMRAGGHMSIKSDIYAFGVVLLELCSGEKANDEKRESDTKFLTSFFSDLQDETKGDDSKLCRLFHDKRAGECPETFVIDLMSCAAKAVEGRKKDRIDMEKLLIHLESIEDRWRETQSTMSESSCMSANISVTSGDNYSNPVLATNMGELSHSLPTDPQKEEVLHKPTSPLEYFKLTSGKELPEAFKLAQYYDQHRNSFNDAQKSVSLPAQLPESLRLQIMADARKEGLSGDFDEIARIKARNKQDQDGSLCENFDSDPKKMEKLRQFGDEMSGKNLSNSSINSEILESDPRKLAALKQFDKEKPMTRQPEESSEKVDSDYLPMSDPAKLKRMDEFERQCSSDSKDSIPSGLIFGEGGKPLPTMPPHLQEVGRVAPQKVSPNCLNDSSKQRQKNVGQQCQVYNDQTQNVCNHTYLLNVHQMNLKSAQDGFGRLNIEEVQGGTCLSGSESDYFGNQSQPTMIPANLSRTACVVSSATSLIQGVSRSGGIDSPNVQNVSGTPSPVLEVSETLSPMARLQRPYQYPVPYQQTETSTSQTYTSSRQMLKSLPDHTVSSEHSRMYNIIEKQPTSYPGRSHVLCRPNVGQRHLSLAHRESEGFEYSELPAGQGHDLGGEGHDQEDDGHIGYDQGEGHIAENSSGSGSSVDPAPYKCEAKKMMNFFNNYNQALAAGTDEVEDNEEVEEDNRAMEGGDEGDEEDEYVTNINV from the exons GTCAAGGACGGGTCAAGCCAACATAGACATGGCGCAGGGGAAGTATCTCTACGAGATTCCCTATGGCGTTACAAGAGAAATTATCATGTCAATGGATGCAGACAAGTCATGGGAGCAACTTG ctggaGAGATTGGATACAGCTTTGAtaaaatcaagtattttgagctTGAGTATCAGAAGTATAGTGGCAGCCCAACCAAAGCCCTTCTCTGGGACTGGGGGAGCCGTAATGCCACAGTGAAGGACCTCTATAATAAACTCAGGGTCCTCAGACGAGTTCGAGAGATGCAGATCCTTGAAAATTATG ttgCAACTGCTAAAGAGCCCAAGGTCTCCAACAAACCAGAGAAGGCTTTTAACAGCGACTTTGAGGAGCAATGTCCATCAAACAGACCAGTCACGAATCTTTCCTGCATCAACACAGATG ATCTACCAAAGCCGCCACCCCCGAAACCGCAAGTGGATGATTCCAATTCCGAGATCAACTTCAACCAAGTTAAAGGCCCAGCCACAAAGTCTAAAGTGTCATCCCAAATCCATGTAGATGTTTCCGAGAAGGAGAAACAGTATGATGATAAAGTGATTCCAGGCACTAAAAGCACCAGTTCCAGCATATCAGGATCTTCAATGTTTGGAAAACGGGTTCCTCAAGAATCCGCTTcttcaacagaaaacaaaagttCGAAAGCATCTGAAAGCACAGACTCGTCTTCTTTTGACTTTTCATCAATTGAGAAGTCAGATCCAATGAAGGGATTTGAGAGCTTGAAAAGTTATATGAAAAGTGATAATTTGAGCTTCAATGATGCAGCTGCCCTGGTAGGCACGCCATTCTTTGAATACAAGGAACTGTTTGAGGCTACTGAAGGATTCAATTCTTCCCATAAACTTGGCTCTGGTGCATTTGGAACTGTCTATCAAGGTCTCCTGAGATGCTCAAGGTGTGCCATTAAAAGGCTTGACGAG GAAAACAAAGATGTGAAAAGGGACAAATCAGAACAGTTTAGTGAGCTGACAGCTTTACTAAG GTATCGCCATGAGAACATAGTAAACCTGTATGGGTATGCAATAGATGGTCCAGCGCTGTGTCTCGTGTATCAACACATGGTCAATGGGTCTTTAGAGGACAGGTTGCAGTGTAAG GAAAACACACCTCCATTACAATGGGACCAAAGAATTGGCATTGCAGCCGGAGCGGCTCGAGGTCTACAGTTCCTACATCTGTTTGGCGCCAAGCCTCTTATCCATGGTGATATAAAGAG TGCCAATATTCTCCTTGACAAGCACTTCGAAGCTAAGATCGGTGATCTGGGACAGGCTCAGTATGCCAACAGTAAGGCAAGCAGCGTCTTGACGGGGAGATTCACTCACATCACACAGAAGCAAGCATCTTCCAAAATCTACGGCACCAAGGCGTATCTGGCACCTGAGCTGATGAGGGCTGGAGGACACATGTCCATCAAAAGTGACATCTATGCATTTGGCGTG GTTTTGTTGGAATTATGTAGCGGGGAGAAGGCCAATGATGAAAAGAGGGAAAGTGATACAAAGTTTCTG ACGTCATTCTTCAGTGATCTACAAGATGAAACAAAGGGAGACGACTCTAAATTGTGTCGTCTGTTCCACGACAAACGTGCTGGAGAGTGTCCTGAAACTTTCGTCATTGATCTAATGAGTTGTGCAGCTAAGGCAGTGGAGGGCAGAAAGAAAGACAGGATTGACATGGAGAAG CTTCTTATTCATTTGGAATCTATTGAAGACCGATGGAGAGAAACACAGAGCACAA TGTCGGAGAGTAGTTGCATGTCTGCCAACATATCAGTGACCAGTGGGGACAACTACAGTAATCCGGTCCTTGCAACAAACATGGGGGAGTTGTCCCATTCTCTGCCAACTGATCCCCAAAAGGAGGAAGTCTTACACAAGCCTACAAGTCCGCTTGAGTACTTTAAACTGACATCAGGGAAGGAATTGCCGGAGGCATTCAAGCTGGCCCAGTACTATGACCAGCACAGGAACAGTTTCAACGATGCGCAGAAGAGTGTGTCTCTTCCAGCACAGCTGCCCGAGTCACTGAGACTTCAGATTATGGCTGATGCAAGGAAGGAAGGACTCAGTGGTGACTTTGATGAGATTGCCAGGATTAAAGCAAGGAATAAACAAGATCAGGATGGTTCTTTGTGTGAAAATTTCGACTCTGATCCGAAGAAAATGGAAAAACTGAGGCAGTTTGGTGATGAAATGAGTGGTAAGAATTTGTCAAATTCCAGTATAAATTCTGAAATTCTGGAGTCTGATCCTCGGAAACTTGCTGCTCTGAAACAGTTTGATAAGGAGAAGCCGATGACACGACAACCAGAGGAGTCTTCAGAGAAGGTGGACAGTGACTATCTACCTATGTCTGATCCAGCAAAACTGAAGAGGATGGATGAATTTGAACGACAGTGTTCATCTGATTCAAAGGATTCTATTCCATCTGGGTTGATATTTGGGGAGGGAGGGAAGCCATTACCCACAATGCCTCCCCACTTACAGGAAGTTGGTAGAGTTGCACCACAAAAGGTGTCTCCCAACTGTTTGAATGATAGCAGTAAGCAGAGACAGAAGAATGTTGGACAACAGTGTCAGGTTTACAATGACCAGACACAGAATGTATGTAATCACACGTACTTGTTGAATGTGCATCAAATGAATCTAAAATCTGCGCAAGATGGATTTGGGCGATTGAATATTGAAGAAGTTCAGGGAGGTACATGTTTAAGTGGGTCAGAGTCAGACTATTTTGGAAATCAGTCCCAGCCAACAATGATACCTGCTAATTTGTCAAGGACTGCTTGTGTTGTTAGCAGTGCTACTTCTTTAATTCAAGGAGTTTCCAGATCGGGAGGAATTGACTCGccaaatgtacaaaatgtaagtGGCACTCCATCCCCTGTGTTAGAGGTCAGTGAAACATTGTCACCGATGGCAAGGCTGCAACGCCCTTATCAGTACCCTGTGCCTTATCAGCAGACAGAAACTAGCACCTCTCAGACTTACACGTCTTCACGTCAGATGTTGAAGTCCCTTCCTGACCACACTGTGTCCAGTGAACACTCACGCATGTATAATATCATAGAGAAGCAACCAACAAGTTATCCCGGAAGAAGTCATGTTTTGTGCAGACCAAATGTAGGACAAAGACATTTAAGTCTTGCTCACAGAGAAAGTGAAGGGTTTGAGTATTCAGAGTTACCTGCAGGTCAAGGTCATGACCTTGGTGGTGAAGGTCATGACCAAGAAGATGACGGTCATATTGGTTATGATCAGGGTGAAggacatattgctgaaaactCTTCAGGATCTGGGTCAAGTGTAGATCCAGCTCCTTATAAATGTGAGGCTAAAAAAATGATGAACTTCTTTAACAACTACAACCAAGCGCTGGCTGCTGGGACTGATGAAGTGGAAGATAATGAGGAGGTGGAGGAAGACAACAGGGCAATGGAAGGCGGAGATGAgggtgatgaagaagatgagtATGTGACGAACATCAATGTGTAA